From a single Georhizobium profundi genomic region:
- a CDS encoding SurA N-terminal domain-containing protein: MIDRHKRFARTSLAAAALALLTATATVLPHAPAVAASSIAVVVNNQAITTGDVERRVGLLRLQRETGNLNEKAREQLVNEAIQMQEAARIGGVVSDDQVTQSVNSFASGNNLSIEQLTQVLNQAGVGMDHFRGFVRAQMTWPRVVNARYAGQGGSGGRMSQQDLVARMLERGDNKPTTTEYILQQVIFVVPAAQRSAILSQRQREAEQARARFPGCAASTQFAASLRDVSIRELGRFMQPELPADWKSQIESTSEGGTTAVRSTERGVEFIAVCQARQVSDDRAAEMVFRAEDQENQASQENSQRFLEELKAKAAVSYR, from the coding sequence ATGATCGACAGGCACAAGCGGTTTGCGCGCACGTCCTTGGCGGCGGCTGCCCTGGCGCTTCTGACTGCAACCGCGACGGTTCTTCCGCATGCCCCTGCAGTGGCAGCGAGTTCGATCGCGGTCGTCGTGAACAACCAGGCGATCACCACGGGCGACGTCGAGCGCCGGGTCGGACTTCTCAGGCTGCAGCGTGAGACGGGCAATCTGAACGAGAAAGCCCGAGAACAGCTCGTAAACGAAGCCATCCAGATGCAGGAAGCAGCGAGGATCGGCGGTGTGGTGAGCGACGACCAGGTCACGCAGTCGGTCAATAGCTTTGCCAGCGGCAACAATCTGAGCATCGAGCAATTGACGCAGGTGCTGAACCAGGCCGGCGTCGGCATGGATCATTTCCGCGGCTTCGTGCGCGCGCAGATGACCTGGCCGCGCGTCGTCAATGCACGCTACGCCGGACAGGGCGGCAGTGGTGGCCGGATGAGCCAGCAGGATCTCGTGGCGCGCATGCTGGAGCGCGGCGACAACAAGCCGACCACCACCGAATACATCCTTCAGCAGGTGATCTTCGTCGTGCCTGCCGCGCAGCGCAGCGCGATCTTGAGCCAGCGCCAGCGCGAGGCCGAGCAGGCACGCGCACGCTTCCCCGGTTGCGCCGCCAGCACGCAATTCGCAGCTTCGCTGCGTGACGTTTCCATTCGCGAACTCGGCCGGTTCATGCAGCCGGAGCTGCCGGCAGACTGGAAATCGCAGATCGAAAGCACCTCCGAAGGCGGCACCACGGCGGTGCGGTCGACGGAGCGCGGCGTCGAATTCATCGCTGTGTGCCAGGCTCGCCAGGTATCGGACGACCGTGCAGCCGAAATGGTCTTCCGCGCCGAAGACCAGGAAAACCAGGCCAGCCAGGAAAATTCGCAGCGGTTCCTTGAGGAGCTGAAGGCGAAAGCTGCCGTCAGCTATCGCTAG